The following are from one region of the Candidatus Latescibacter sp. genome:
- the yajC gene encoding preprotein translocase subunit YajC — translation MNFEFISSALAQSSNQASSAPSSAPLWPMFIIIFAVFYFFLIRPQRKKQKDTQSMLDSLAKGDRIVTIGGMLGTIVAIKKKGDALSPDDTVVIKVAENTKIEMLRSSIARVLAKESETGKE, via the coding sequence ATGAATTTTGAATTCATCTCATCCGCGCTCGCGCAGTCTTCAAACCAGGCGTCAAGCGCTCCTTCTTCGGCGCCGCTCTGGCCGATGTTCATCATCATTTTCGCTGTATTTTACTTCTTTCTCATCAGGCCGCAGCGAAAGAAACAGAAGGACACCCAGTCCATGCTCGATTCCCTGGCCAAGGGCGACCGGATAGTCACAATCGGCGGTATGCTGGGTACTATTGTCGCTATCAAGAAAAAAGGGGATGCGCTCTCGCCGGATGATACTGTGGTGATCAAGGTTGCGGAAAATACCAAGATCGAGATGCTGAGATCAAGCATCGCGCGGGTGCTTGCAAAAGAAAGCGAGACGGGTAAGGAATAA
- the tgt gene encoding tRNA guanosine(34) transglycosylase Tgt, which yields MTAARKQGFSFEVIRVCPHTGARAGILRTPHSVIETPVFMPVGTQASVKTMSQQELEAYDARIILGNAYHLYLRPGHDLIREAGGLHRFMGWNGSILTDSGGYQVFSLNDLRKITPEGVVFRSHIDGSRHLFTPESVIEIEHAIGADLIMAFDECIPYPVSHEYAARSCLMTGEWAERCIGEHEKTTDCAQVLFGICQGSVFPDLRVQQAASLVAMDFWGYAIGGLAVGEPKRQMFEMIEITTPILPENKPRYLMGVGYPDDMVEAVSRGVDMFDCVLPTRNARNGSVFTRNGKVILNKAYQAKEFTPIDPECGCPACRNYSRAYIRHLFQTGEILAPRLATLHSIYFYLETMREMRSAIIENRFPHWRDEFLRRYRNEDPNP from the coding sequence CGGGGCCAGGGCAGGTATTCTCCGGACTCCCCATTCGGTTATCGAAACTCCTGTTTTTATGCCGGTGGGCACTCAGGCCTCTGTGAAAACCATGTCACAGCAGGAGCTTGAAGCCTACGATGCCCGGATTATTCTCGGGAACGCCTATCATCTTTACCTCCGTCCGGGACATGACCTTATAAGGGAGGCGGGCGGACTGCACCGGTTCATGGGGTGGAACGGCTCCATTCTCACCGACTCGGGCGGATACCAGGTATTCAGCCTCAACGATCTCCGCAAGATCACCCCGGAAGGAGTGGTGTTCCGGTCGCACATAGACGGCTCCAGGCATCTTTTTACCCCTGAAAGCGTCATAGAGATTGAGCATGCCATCGGCGCCGATCTGATCATGGCTTTCGATGAGTGCATCCCCTATCCCGTATCGCACGAGTATGCCGCGCGCTCCTGTCTGATGACCGGGGAATGGGCCGAAAGGTGTATCGGGGAGCATGAGAAAACGACTGACTGCGCCCAGGTTCTTTTTGGAATCTGCCAGGGGAGCGTGTTTCCCGATCTCCGGGTGCAGCAGGCGGCGAGCCTCGTGGCTATGGATTTCTGGGGGTATGCGATCGGCGGGCTTGCTGTCGGCGAGCCGAAGCGGCAGATGTTTGAGATGATCGAGATCACCACGCCGATTCTCCCGGAAAACAAGCCGCGGTATCTTATGGGAGTAGGATACCCCGATGACATGGTTGAAGCTGTGTCGCGGGGTGTCGACATGTTCGACTGTGTCCTGCCCACCCGGAATGCCCGGAACGGTTCGGTATTCACCCGTAACGGCAAGGTTATCCTGAATAAGGCCTATCAGGCGAAAGAGTTCACTCCCATCGACCCGGAATGCGGATGCCCGGCATGCCGGAATTACAGCCGGGCCTACATCAGGCACCTTTTTCAAACCGGGGAGATACTTGCCCCGCGCCTGGCGACTCTTCACAGTATCTATTTTTACCTCGAGACCATGCGTGAAATGAGAAGCGCCATTATTGAAAACAGATTCCCACACTGGCGGGATGAATTTCTCCGCCGCTACCGAAACGAGGATCCCAATCCATGA